The following DNA comes from Malania oleifera isolate guangnan ecotype guangnan chromosome 12, ASM2987363v1, whole genome shotgun sequence.
ATTCTTGCATCTGTGTCCAAGCTGATCATGCCGCTCATTGTCGCTTTCACCACTGCTCATGATGCTTGGTCCAAGTTGCAACAATTGTACGCCAATCGTTTATGCACTCGTGTTGTGCAACTTAAGGAGGAGTTGACTCTCATTCACCGAGAGTCCCGCTTGGTCTCGGAGTATCTCCACGCCATCAAGGTATTAGTTGATGAACTTGTTGTGATTGAATCTCCTATCTCAGTGGATGACATTACTTTGTATGTCCTTAACGGTTTTGGCCCTGAGTACCGTGAGATTGCAGCGCCTATTTGGGCACATAAGACTTCTCTTACGTTTGAGAAGCTTCATGATATGCTGGTTGGGTATGAAAGTTACTTACAATGTGTTGACGTGTCCAATGTCGTTCTGGTTGCCACTGCGAACTCCACTCAGCACCGCACTTCCGCTTCCACTTTCAACAGTAACCAATGTTCCAGCCCTGGTTCCACTGGTCAGCGTCGCTCCAAGTCTGGTTGCAATAATCACAAGAAGCAGTCTGGTAAGCCCCAAATTGTTTGTTAGCTGTGTGATAAAGTCGACCACTCGTCCAAGAACTGTTACTTGACTTTAGGAATGAATTCTATTAATTGTGCCACTACAAATGCGACCACCGAAAAAAAGTGGCTTGTGGATTCCGTTGCTCTTCACGACATCACCTCTCATCTTGCCAATCTCTTTGTTCACTCGGAGTATGATGGCATGGATGAGGTCTTCATTGGCGATGGCTCAGGTTTGCGAGTCGCACATGTTGGCTCTATGTCTCTTCCTTCTTCCTCGAAGCCTTTTAAATTGACTAATACTCTTTGTGTTCCTAATATTCACAAAAACATAATCTACGTTCATAATTTCACTCGTAGAAATGATTTCTATCTTGAGTTGcacccattttattttcttgcGAAGGATCAAAGCATGGGGACAACTCTATTGTGCGGTAAATGTCAGGATGGTGTCT
Coding sequences within:
- the LOC131143944 gene encoding uncharacterized protein LOC131143944, which translates into the protein MPLIVAFTTAHDAWSKLQQLYANRLCTRVVQLKEELTLIHRESRLVSEYLHAIKVLVDELVVIESPISVDDITLYVLNGFGPEYREIAAPIWAHKTSLTFEKLHDMLVGYESYLQCVDVSNVVLVATANSTQHRTSASTFNSNQCSSPGSTGQRRSKSGCNNHKKQSGKPQIVC